From a region of the Pseudanabaena sp. PCC 7367 genome:
- a CDS encoding IS630 family transposase (programmed frameshift), whose amino-acid sequence MPKRYIVRLSKEEREELQNLVSTGKAAAYKIKHANILLNIDINGQNWTDAEAAATFSCHRNTVANLRQRLIEGGLESALARKPRQSAPRPHVCDGESEAKLIALRCSEPPAGHARWTLRLLADKAVELEIVPAICHETVRQVLKKNELKPHLRQQYVIPPEQNADFVAHMEDVLEIYHQPYDSKHPVICMDEKPVQLVKQTRIPLPAKSGQPELVDYEYERNGTANIFLFTEPLAGWRKAVVSERRTSVDWAIEIQRLLEQDYADCETVILVCDNLNIHKLASLYQAFAPSTARRLVERLEIHHTPKHGSWLNIAEIELSALTRQCLDRRIPDRETLEQETSAWFIERNHLQKSVDWQFTTADARIRLKRLYPQIES is encoded by the exons ATGCCTAAACGCTATATCGTCCGTTTGAGCAAGGAAGAGCGCGAAGAGCTGCAAAATCTTGTGTCTACTGGTAAGGCCGCCGCCTATAAAATCAAACATGCCAACATTCTGTTAAATATCGATATAAATGGCCAGAACTGGACAGATGCGGAAGCCGCCGCCACCTTTAGTTGCCATCGCAATACAGTAGCCAACCTGCGTCAACGATTGATTGAAGGAGGTTTAGAGTCGGCCTTGGCACGCAAACCTCGCCAAAGTGCGCCACGACCACACGTATGTGATGGAGAGTCGGAGGCAAAGCTAATAGCCTTACGTTGTAGCGAACCACCTGCTGGTCATGCTCGCTGGACATTGCGATTGCTTGCTGATAAAGCGGTGGAGTTAGAAATTGTACCAGCTATTTGTCACGAGACCGTGCGACAAGTGCTGA AAAAAAACGAACTGAAACCACATCTACGTCAACAGTATGTGATTCCACCTGAGCAAAATGCCGATTTTGTTGCTCATATGGAAGATGTACTAGAGATTTATCACCAACCCTATGATTCTAAGCATCCGGTAATTTGCATGGATGAAAAACCGGTGCAATTGGTTAAACAAACACGCATTCCATTGCCGGCTAAATCAGGACAACCAGAGTTGGTAGATTATGAATATGAGCGCAATGGCACCGCTAATATTTTCTTGTTTACAGAACCTTTGGCCGGTTGGCGTAAAGCAGTTGTGAGTGAACGCAGAACCTCAGTTGATTGGGCGATCGAAATTCAACGCTTACTTGAACAAGACTACGCCGATTGCGAGACTGTCATTTTGGTATGTGACAATTTGAACATTCACAAACTTGCCTCGCTCTATCAGGCCTTTGCTCCGTCCACTGCGCGTCGGTTGGTCGAACGGCTAGAAATTCACCATACGCCCAAACATGGAAGTTGGCTAAATATTGCCGAAATCGAGCTGTCTGCACTAACCCGACAATGTCTGGATCGACGGATCCCAGATCGAGAAACTCTTGAACAAGAAACATCAGCTTGGTTCATTGAGCGTAATCATTTGCAGAAGTCGGTAGATTGGCAATTCACAACTGCAGATGCTCGTATTCGCCTTAAGCGACTTTACCCACAAATTGAAAGCTGA
- a CDS encoding replication protein RepA yields the protein MSIKPSHLRLLDAAAAVQSTPEVPENEKAFLTRQLVQVTLPYRDPGDVPAWSRSNGDLTLGIRPGWDFTTNTLIGYPYGSIPRLLLFWINTEVLRTKQRTLKLGDSCNDFLRKVGLSPNTGGGKRSDRKRLINQMERLFRAKISFDYRHSNPLAEGKSWVNMDIADSGDIWWNPKQPDQQTLFDSKIELGEKFYEAILAAPIPLDLRILKAIKRSPLALDLYAWATYKTYIASQKKKEQYIPWPALQMQLGGDFGNSRQFKVEIKNSLHKVQTVYPALQFNEVIENNTSKGLVIVPSTPSVRPNPAKR from the coding sequence ATGTCCATTAAACCATCGCATCTGCGCTTGCTCGACGCAGCGGCTGCGGTCCAATCCACCCCAGAAGTGCCAGAGAATGAAAAAGCATTCCTGACCCGTCAACTGGTGCAAGTGACCCTGCCATATCGAGATCCGGGCGATGTACCAGCGTGGAGCCGCAGCAATGGCGATCTCACCCTGGGCATCCGCCCTGGCTGGGACTTTACCACCAACACCCTGATCGGCTATCCCTATGGCAGCATCCCGCGCCTATTGCTGTTCTGGATCAACACCGAAGTATTACGCACCAAACAACGCACCCTCAAGCTCGGTGACAGCTGCAATGATTTCCTACGCAAAGTAGGCCTTAGCCCCAACACCGGCGGCGGCAAACGCAGCGATCGCAAACGCCTGATCAATCAAATGGAGCGATTGTTTCGAGCCAAAATCAGCTTTGACTATCGCCACAGTAATCCGCTAGCTGAAGGCAAAAGCTGGGTGAACATGGACATCGCCGATAGCGGCGACATCTGGTGGAACCCCAAACAACCCGACCAGCAAACCCTATTCGATAGCAAGATTGAACTGGGCGAAAAATTCTATGAAGCAATCCTCGCTGCACCCATTCCACTAGATCTGCGTATCTTGAAGGCAATTAAGCGATCGCCATTAGCCTTGGATTTATATGCCTGGGCCACCTACAAAACCTATATTGCCAGCCAGAAAAAGAAAGAGCAATATATCCCCTGGCCCGCCCTACAAATGCAGCTAGGTGGCGACTTTGGTAACTCACGTCAATTCAAAGTCGAAATCAAAAACAGCCTGCACAAAGTACAAACCGTCTATCCAGCGCTGCAATTCAATGAAGTGATCGAGAACAATACCAGCAAAGGTCTGGTGATCGTGCCCAGCACCCCCTCAGTTAGACCAAATCCAGCCAAACGCTAG